The following nucleotide sequence is from Candidatus Flexicrinis affinis.
TTGCATGAATGTCAGACCGGATCGAGAGGAGCAGCCTAACGCTAGACCCGCTTTCCGACTCAACCCTGCCCGATCTCGGGCACACGCTATGGTTTTCAAGGAGCTTCAGCGATGTGGAATAGACGCCTTACACTGACCATCCTACTTGCACTTCTCCTCACGCTCGTGCCTGTGCACGCCCAAGACGCCGGTGGCGGCGGCACCCTGATCGGCGCGTTCGACGTCGGGCCGGGCGGCGCCCCGAAGGTCATCCCGTTCATGGACACGGCCGGCCGTACTTGGCTGTCCAAGATCTTCAGCCCGCTCATTAGCTGGAACGCCGACATGAGCGCGCTCGAGCCGCAGCTCGCGACCGAGTGGTCGTCCAACGAAGACTCGACAGTCTGGACGTTCACGCTGCGCGAGGGCGTGGTGTGGCACGACGGCGAAGCCTTCGACTCCGAAGACGTCGTGTTCTCGCTCAACCTCGCGCTCAACCCGGACGCGGCCACCAACTTCCCCGGCTTCTCGTCGCTCTCGCGCGAATCGGTCGCCTCGATCACCGCGGTCGACGCCTTTACCGTGGAAGTTGCGCTGAATGCACCGAACCCGCGCCTCCCGTTCTTTATGATCTTTGCGTGGGTACTGCCGCAGCACGCGCTGGCGGACCTGAACCCGGCCGACTATCAGACCACCGATTGGTTCTTCACCAACCCGGTTGGCACCGGCCCGTTCATGCACGACGAATACGTCGCCGATCAGTTCTGGGCACTCGTCCCGAACCCGAACTACTTCCGCGGCGCGCCCAAGCTTGACCGGCTGATCAACCGCTACTTCGCCGATGAGACGTCCGCGCTGCTCGCGCTGGAAAGCGGCGAAATCAACTTCACGTACGTCAGCGGTGACGTCGCCCTGCGCTTGCAGGAAGAAGGCACGTATCAAATCTACGACGGCCCGTCGGGCGTCACCAACTACTTCATCTTCAACCTGCGCAATCCGGTCTTCCAGGACGTACGTGTACGGCAGGCGTTCCTGTACGCCATTGACCGCACGGCAATCGCCGAGACCGTGCTGAAGGGCACCGCGGCCGTCGTGCCGTGCATCGGCGCCTTCCCGTCGATGTGGCCGGACGCCAGCGAGCTGAACGACTACGCGTACGACCCGGCCATGGCGGCCGATCTGCTGCAGCAGGCCGGGTATGACACGGCAGCGAGCTACGAGCTGGTGACCTACTACAACAACCAGTTCCACCTCGACGCGATGGCGGCCCAGCAGGCATTCCTGGCCGCCGCTGGCATCAACATCGTCCCGCTGGCGCAGGACGTGCCCACCTATAACTCGTACTTCTATACGGGCGAAGGTTGGGACATCTCGTACCGCGGTGTAGGCGTAAACGTCGGCAACTTCCCGTTCAGCTTCTATGAGGTCGGCGGCCAACCCACGACCGACGGCGCGCCGCTCATGGGCGAGCTGTTCCCCGAGCTGCAGGCGTTGATCGACGCCGCTCGTGTCGAAGCCGACGCGGATGCGTACCTCGGTCTGCTGCAGGACATCTGCAAATTCCAGAACGAGAACGCGCTCGAAGGGTACATGTGGACGGCTGTGCGCTTTGGCGCCGGCTCCAACGACCTGCAGGACTTCTACTGGTTCCCGGCAGCAGGCGGCGGCCCGTATGAGGATCACGCCGAGCTGTGGTCGGTCGGTGAGTAATTCGCGTTAAGCTATGGAGGGGAGGACGCCGTTCTCCCCTCCTTGCATTCTGAAAAACGCGGGATAGACGCCATGCTCAAGTATCTGATGCGACGCATCTTGATCTCGATCCCGGTGCTGCTGATGATCACCATCATCATCTTTGCGCTGATGGAAATCGCGCCCGGTGACGTGGTCGACTACTTTCGCAGCCCGGACCTGGAGATGACCGCCGAGGCTGAGGAGGCATTGCGAGAGCGGTTCGGCCTCAACCAGCCGCCGACAGTGCGCTACCTCCAGTGGCTAGCCAACGTGGCGCAGGGTGACCTCGGCTTCCGCTTCACGGATGGCGAGCCGGTTGCGCAGGTCATCGGTCGCCGCCTGAGCGCCAGCCTGCTGCTGATGGGGACGGCGCTCGCGATAGGCGTGCTCGTCGGCGTGCCGCTCGGCGTGTTTATCGGCCAACGCCAGTACTCCTTCTGGGACTTTTCGCTCACCGGGTTTTCGTTCCTCGGCATCTCGACTCCGGCCTTCGTCACCGGCATCGTAGCCCTGCTGATATTCTCGATCAACCTGCGACTGTTCCCTGCCGGGGGGATGCGCCCGGTCGCGACCGAGGCGACGTTCTGGTCGACGGTCCATCACTTGCTGCTGCCGAGCATCGTGCTGAGCCTCAACTTCATCGCGACGTTCATGCGCTACACGCGGTTCAGTATGCTCGAAGTGGTACGCCTCGACTACGTCAATACGGCGCGCGCCAAGGGGCTCACGCCGACCGCGGTGACATGGCGCCACATCGTCCCAAATGCGATTCTTCCTGTCATAACCGTCATTGGACTGAGTGTTCCGACGCTCGTCGTTGGCGCCGTTTTTACCGAAACGATTTTTAGCTGGCCGGGCATGGGCAGCCTGTATCTGGAAGCCGTGCGCGGCCGTGACGTCCCATTACTTATGGGCATGAATCTGGTGATCGCCTTGTTCGTGCTGGGCGCCAATATTCTGACCGACGTAGCTTATGCGGTGGTTGACCCGCGGATCCGCTATGACTGACGCCACCCGTTCCAACCCCGGCGCGGCAAGAGACGTCACGCAGCTCGACGTGCACGACCGCCCGCAGAAAAACCGCGCGCTTCGCCGCTTCATGCGCCATCGACTCGCAATTGTCGCCGTGATCGTCTTGATCGTGGTCACCGTGACGTCGATCCTCGCGCCGGTGTTTGCGCCGTATCCATACGACAAAATCGACCTCGCCGCCACCGCACAACCGCCCTCGGGCGAGCATCTCTTCGGGACCGATCGCGTCGGGCGCGACATCCTGACGCGCACGCTGT
It contains:
- a CDS encoding ABC transporter substrate-binding protein — encoded protein: MWNRRLTLTILLALLLTLVPVHAQDAGGGGTLIGAFDVGPGGAPKVIPFMDTAGRTWLSKIFSPLISWNADMSALEPQLATEWSSNEDSTVWTFTLREGVVWHDGEAFDSEDVVFSLNLALNPDAATNFPGFSSLSRESVASITAVDAFTVEVALNAPNPRLPFFMIFAWVLPQHALADLNPADYQTTDWFFTNPVGTGPFMHDEYVADQFWALVPNPNYFRGAPKLDRLINRYFADETSALLALESGEINFTYVSGDVALRLQEEGTYQIYDGPSGVTNYFIFNLRNPVFQDVRVRQAFLYAIDRTAIAETVLKGTAAVVPCIGAFPSMWPDASELNDYAYDPAMAADLLQQAGYDTAASYELVTYYNNQFHLDAMAAQQAFLAAAGINIVPLAQDVPTYNSYFYTGEGWDISYRGVGVNVGNFPFSFYEVGGQPTTDGAPLMGELFPELQALIDAARVEADADAYLGLLQDICKFQNENALEGYMWTAVRFGAGSNDLQDFYWFPAAGGGPYEDHAELWSVGE
- a CDS encoding ABC transporter permease, with amino-acid sequence MLKYLMRRILISIPVLLMITIIIFALMEIAPGDVVDYFRSPDLEMTAEAEEALRERFGLNQPPTVRYLQWLANVAQGDLGFRFTDGEPVAQVIGRRLSASLLLMGTALAIGVLVGVPLGVFIGQRQYSFWDFSLTGFSFLGISTPAFVTGIVALLIFSINLRLFPAGGMRPVATEATFWSTVHHLLLPSIVLSLNFIATFMRYTRFSMLEVVRLDYVNTARAKGLTPTAVTWRHIVPNAILPVITVIGLSVPTLVVGAVFTETIFSWPGMGSLYLEAVRGRDVPLLMGMNLVIALFVLGANILTDVAYAVVDPRIRYD